Proteins encoded together in one Benincasa hispida cultivar B227 chromosome 1, ASM972705v1, whole genome shotgun sequence window:
- the LOC120072714 gene encoding 60S ribosomal protein L14-2-like: protein MPFKRYVEIGRVALVNYGEDYGKLVVIVDVIDQNRALVDAPDMVRSQMNFKRLSLTDIKIDIKRVPRKKELIEAMKAADVQKKWEDSSWGRKLLVRKRRASLNDFDRFKLMLAKIKRAGLVRQELAKLKKSES, encoded by the exons ATG CCGTTCAAGAGGTACGTTGAGATCGGGAGGGTCGCCCTCGTCAACTACGGCGAAGACTATGGAAAGCTCGTCGTCATTGTCGACGTCATTGATCAGAATAGA GCTTTGGTGGATGCTCCTGATATGGTCAGGTCTCAAATGAACTTTAAGAGACTGTCTCTTACTGACATTAAAATTGACATTAAGAGGGTTCCCAGGAAGAAGGAACTCATTGAAGCTATGAAGGCTGCTG ATGTTCAGAAAAAGTGGGAGGATAGCTCTTGGGGGAGAAAACTGCTTGTCAGAAAAAGGAGGGCATCCCTGAATGATTTTGATAGGTTCAAGCTAATGTTGGCCAAGATAAAG AGAGCTGGATTGGTCAGGCAAGAGCTTGCAAAGCTGAAAAAGAGTGAATCTTAG